In the genome of Magnolia sinica isolate HGM2019 chromosome 2, MsV1, whole genome shotgun sequence, one region contains:
- the LOC131237286 gene encoding eukaryotic translation initiation factor 4B3-like isoform X1 — MATVSAWGKPGAWALDSEEQEAKDHILQEQQLKDRENELFLDSSESTQQPLADFPSLAAAVTTKPSKKKKSQPVSLSEFTIGKQVTHGSGKTTSSLLTKGLTPDEQLLLPTGPRQRTAEELERSSSRIGGAFNSYSSSGPRRYPTEDQAPRRNNTINSGPSRADEIDDWGASKKSAPPPSFDRRDRGGFFDSQSRADESDSWVSTKSHAPVPEGRRAGSGGFEGFKDRKGGFDIFHKEGTNGGADSDSWGRKREEGSGSDSWGKKREEGSGSDAWGKKREEGSGSDAWGKRREEGSGGRPRLNLQPRTLPVTNGDPQQGPGKSKGSNPFGAARPREEVLAEKGQDWKIIDEQLESMKIKEMSPSAVSSDGPSFGKKSFGSGNGRTSMPEDRTERNWRKADSAADDTPRAEKNENGEAADN, encoded by the coding sequence atggcaaCGGTTTCAGCATGGGGAAAGCCAGGAGCTTGGGCTCTGGATTCCGAGGAGCAAGAAGCCAAGGACCATATCCTCCAAGAGCAGCAGCTGAAAGACAGAGAAAACGAGCTATTCCTcgactcgtccgagtcaactcaacaaCCACTCGCCGATTTCCCATCCCTTGCAGCTGCCGTCACCACCAAACCCTCCAAGAAGAAGAAATCTCAGCCGGTATCGCTTTCCGAGTTCACCATCGGAAAACAAGTCACCCACGGCTCTGGCAAGACAACCAGCTCTCTTCTTACCAAAGGCCTCACCCCCGATGAGCAACTCCTCCTTCCCACCGGACCCCGCCAGCGCACTGCTGAAGAGCTTGAACGCTCCTCCTCCCGCATCGGCGGCGCCTTCAATTCCTACAGCTCTTCTGGGCCCCGCAGGTACCCGACCGAGGACCAGGCCCCCCGCCGCAACAACACCATCAACAGCGGTCCTTCCCGTGCTGATGAGATCGATGACTGGGGTGCTTCGAAGAAATCGGCCCCGCCCCCCTCGTTCGATCGTAGGGATAGGGGTGGTTTCTTTGACTCTCAGTCCCGTGCAGACGAATCTGACAGCTGGGTTTCCACCAAGAGCCATGCTCCTGTGCCAGAGGGCCGGCGGGCCGGCAGCGGCGGGTTTGAGGGTTTTAAGGATAGGAAGGGCGGGTTTGATATTTTCCACAAGGAGGGAACCAACGGTGGTGCTGATTCGGATTCATGGGGCAGGAAAAGGGAGGAAGGGAGTGGTTCTGATTCGTGGGGCAAGAAAAGGGAGGAAGGGAGTGGTTCGGATGCGTGGGGCAAGAAAAGGGAGGAAGGGAGTGGTTCGGATGCGTGGGGCAAGAGAAGGGAAGAAGGGAGTGGCGGGCGACCCCGGCTTAACCTGCAGCCTCGGACACTGCCTGTGACCAACGGCGATCCACAGCAGGGGCCAGGAAAGAGCAAGGGTTCAAACCCATTCGGTGCGGCACGACCGAGAGAGGAAGTTTTGGCAGAGAAGGGGCAAGATTGGAAGATAATTGATGAGCAGCTGGAGTCTATGAAAATTAAGGAGATGAGTCCCTCTGCTGTGTCTAGTGATGGGCCGTCTTTCGGGAAGAAGAGTTTCGGGAGTGGGAATGGGCGGACCAGTATGCCTGAGGATCGGACGGAGAGGAATTGGAGGAAGGCGGATTCTGCGGCTGATGATACTCCAAG
- the LOC131237286 gene encoding eukaryotic translation initiation factor 4B3-like isoform X2, with product MATVSAWGKPGAWALDSEEQEAKDHILQEQQLKDRENELFLDSSESTQQPLADFPSLAAAVTTKPSKKKKSQPVSLSEFTIGKQVTHGSGKTTSSLLTKGLTPDEQLLLPTGPRQRTAEELERSSSRIGGAFNSYSSSGPRRYPTEDQAPRRNNTINSGPSRADEIDDWGASKKSAPPPSFDRRDRGGFFDSQSRADESDSWVSTKSHAPVPEGRRAGSGGFEGFKDRKGGFDIFHKEGTNGGADSDSWGRKREEGSGSDSWGKKREEGSGSDAWGKKREEGSGSDAWGKRREEGSGGRPRLNLQPRTLPVTNGDPQQGPGKSKGSNPFGAARPREEVLAEKGQDWKIIDEQLESMKIKEMSPSAVSSDGPSFGKKSFGSGNGRTSMPEDRTERNWRKADSAADDTPSLAHPNN from the coding sequence atggcaaCGGTTTCAGCATGGGGAAAGCCAGGAGCTTGGGCTCTGGATTCCGAGGAGCAAGAAGCCAAGGACCATATCCTCCAAGAGCAGCAGCTGAAAGACAGAGAAAACGAGCTATTCCTcgactcgtccgagtcaactcaacaaCCACTCGCCGATTTCCCATCCCTTGCAGCTGCCGTCACCACCAAACCCTCCAAGAAGAAGAAATCTCAGCCGGTATCGCTTTCCGAGTTCACCATCGGAAAACAAGTCACCCACGGCTCTGGCAAGACAACCAGCTCTCTTCTTACCAAAGGCCTCACCCCCGATGAGCAACTCCTCCTTCCCACCGGACCCCGCCAGCGCACTGCTGAAGAGCTTGAACGCTCCTCCTCCCGCATCGGCGGCGCCTTCAATTCCTACAGCTCTTCTGGGCCCCGCAGGTACCCGACCGAGGACCAGGCCCCCCGCCGCAACAACACCATCAACAGCGGTCCTTCCCGTGCTGATGAGATCGATGACTGGGGTGCTTCGAAGAAATCGGCCCCGCCCCCCTCGTTCGATCGTAGGGATAGGGGTGGTTTCTTTGACTCTCAGTCCCGTGCAGACGAATCTGACAGCTGGGTTTCCACCAAGAGCCATGCTCCTGTGCCAGAGGGCCGGCGGGCCGGCAGCGGCGGGTTTGAGGGTTTTAAGGATAGGAAGGGCGGGTTTGATATTTTCCACAAGGAGGGAACCAACGGTGGTGCTGATTCGGATTCATGGGGCAGGAAAAGGGAGGAAGGGAGTGGTTCTGATTCGTGGGGCAAGAAAAGGGAGGAAGGGAGTGGTTCGGATGCGTGGGGCAAGAAAAGGGAGGAAGGGAGTGGTTCGGATGCGTGGGGCAAGAGAAGGGAAGAAGGGAGTGGCGGGCGACCCCGGCTTAACCTGCAGCCTCGGACACTGCCTGTGACCAACGGCGATCCACAGCAGGGGCCAGGAAAGAGCAAGGGTTCAAACCCATTCGGTGCGGCACGACCGAGAGAGGAAGTTTTGGCAGAGAAGGGGCAAGATTGGAAGATAATTGATGAGCAGCTGGAGTCTATGAAAATTAAGGAGATGAGTCCCTCTGCTGTGTCTAGTGATGGGCCGTCTTTCGGGAAGAAGAGTTTCGGGAGTGGGAATGGGCGGACCAGTATGCCTGAGGATCGGACGGAGAGGAATTGGAGGAAGGCGGATTCTGCGGCTGATGATACTCCAAG